From a region of the Anaerolineales bacterium genome:
- a CDS encoding ATP-binding protein, producing MTTPTSSTTDPAAADAGDPNCPHCHGLGYLRRERPLGDPDFGRLEPCTCRQAGLRRQVRQQLYSLSRLDWLQHMTFESFQPRGRPNLAAYHQESLELAFLACQHYAHTLDGWLLLQGGYGCGKTHLAAAIANECVSLGVPTLFLTVPDLLDSLRATYDTEDITFEARFDQIRNAQLLVLDDLGTQHATEWAREKLFQILNYRYINHLPVVLTTNLPLDEIDGRLRSRLSDPELVAHVLIQAPDYRRPVDDLGHHELSTLAVHGQQTFGTFSLREQEKLPADDSRNLRKAFDLARKFAEDPSGWLVLTGTYGCGKTHLAAAIANYRASQGFAVMFVPVPDLLDHLRATFSPSSPVSYDRRFDEIRESPLLVLDDLGTQASTAWAQEKLYQILNHRYNKGLPSVITTAMRLDEIDARIRSRMLDNRLCTVFAMTSPSYVEGRPRRPRKR from the coding sequence GTGACTACGCCGACTTCATCGACCACTGACCCGGCCGCCGCCGACGCCGGCGACCCGAACTGTCCCCACTGCCACGGCCTCGGCTACCTGCGGCGCGAGCGCCCGTTGGGCGACCCGGACTTCGGGCGCCTCGAGCCATGCACCTGCCGCCAGGCTGGCTTGCGCCGGCAGGTGCGCCAGCAGTTGTACAGCCTGAGCCGGCTGGATTGGCTCCAGCACATGACCTTCGAGTCCTTCCAGCCCCGCGGCCGGCCGAACCTGGCCGCCTACCACCAGGAGTCGTTGGAGCTCGCCTTCCTGGCGTGCCAGCATTACGCCCACACCCTGGACGGCTGGTTGCTGCTGCAGGGAGGCTACGGCTGCGGCAAGACCCATCTGGCAGCGGCCATCGCCAACGAGTGTGTCTCCCTCGGAGTTCCGACACTGTTCCTGACCGTGCCCGATCTGCTCGACTCGCTGCGAGCCACCTACGACACCGAAGACATAACCTTCGAAGCCCGCTTCGATCAGATCCGCAATGCCCAGCTGCTGGTGCTGGATGACCTGGGAACGCAGCACGCCACCGAGTGGGCACGCGAAAAGTTGTTCCAGATCCTCAACTACCGCTACATCAACCACCTGCCGGTGGTCCTGACGACCAACCTTCCATTGGACGAGATCGATGGGCGGCTCCGCTCGCGCCTGTCCGATCCCGAGCTGGTTGCGCATGTCCTGATCCAGGCGCCGGACTATCGCCGGCCGGTGGATGACCTCGGCCATCATGAACTGTCGACCCTGGCCGTGCACGGCCAGCAGACCTTCGGCACCTTCAGCCTGCGCGAGCAGGAGAAGCTCCCAGCCGACGACAGCCGCAACCTGCGCAAGGCCTTCGATCTCGCCCGCAAGTTCGCCGAAGACCCCTCCGGCTGGCTGGTGCTGACCGGGACCTACGGCTGCGGCAAGACCCATCTGGCGGCGGCTATCGCCAACTACCGGGCCAGTCAGGGTTTTGCGGTGATGTTCGTCCCCGTGCCCGACCTGCTCGACCACCTGCGGGCGACCTTCAGCCCATCCAGCCCGGTGTCGTACGACCGACGGTTCGACGAGATTCGCGAGTCCCCGCTCCTGGTCCTGGACGATCTCGGGACTCAGGCCTCGACCGCCTGGGCCCAGGAGAAGCTGTATCAGATCCTCAACCACCGCTACAACAAAGGCCTGCCATCGGTGATCACAACCGCCATGCGGCTGGACGAGATCGACGCCCGCATCCGCTCGCGCATGCTGGACAACCGCCTGTGCACCGTCTTCGCAATGACCTCACCTTCGTATGTCGAGGGTCGCCCCCGCCGGCCGCGCAAGCGCTGA
- a CDS encoding MerR family transcriptional regulator, whose translation MPSTAYLPTYNLKAVVHETGLKPDTLRAWERRYGLPQPNRSGGGHRLYSQRDVETLKWLVARQQEGMSISRAADLWQRHISNGEDPLSLPLYRASDPARQPAVSGAALSELRQAWVAACMAYDEPRAEASLSQAFALYPAESVLVDILQRGLSEIGDAWYAGGSTTQQEHFASELAERRLEALLLSNPPPTRKGRILVICPAGEQHTFAPLLLTLFLRRRGWHVAYLGANVPLEDLDRALTGSGADLVITPVQTLPAAARLPAIDNLLQTRGIPLAYGGRIVSLVPDLRQALPGHFLGDTLSEAPAMVEALLSGSAPSPRPKKPSSQYRRAQEEFDSHLAGILAEVVSGGGGRIPPEIQAEVNANFSAEIHAALVLGDMNLLGSDIAWVEGLINNRGFEPDLLRPYLQIYSRAVARKMGESGRPILEWFSRTVRG comes from the coding sequence ATGCCATCGACGGCCTATCTTCCGACCTACAACCTGAAGGCAGTCGTACACGAGACCGGGCTGAAGCCGGACACGCTGCGGGCCTGGGAGCGGCGCTACGGCCTGCCCCAGCCGAATCGCAGTGGCGGCGGACACCGCCTGTACTCTCAGCGCGATGTCGAGACCCTTAAATGGCTCGTCGCCCGCCAACAGGAGGGCATGAGCATCAGTCGGGCGGCCGACCTATGGCAACGCCACATCTCGAACGGCGAGGATCCCTTGTCGCTTCCGCTCTACCGTGCCTCCGACCCGGCCCGCCAGCCGGCCGTCAGCGGCGCGGCGCTCTCCGAACTGCGCCAGGCATGGGTGGCCGCCTGCATGGCGTATGACGAGCCGCGGGCGGAAGCCTCCCTTTCGCAAGCCTTCGCCCTGTATCCGGCCGAAAGCGTGCTGGTCGACATCCTTCAACGCGGCCTGTCAGAGATCGGCGATGCCTGGTACGCTGGCGGCAGCACGACTCAGCAGGAGCACTTCGCTTCCGAGCTCGCCGAACGCCGTCTGGAGGCGCTGCTGCTCAGCAACCCGCCGCCGACGCGCAAGGGCCGGATCCTGGTCATCTGTCCAGCCGGCGAGCAGCATACCTTCGCCCCCCTCCTGCTCACGCTGTTCCTGCGCCGCCGCGGCTGGCATGTCGCCTACCTGGGTGCCAACGTGCCGCTTGAGGACCTGGACCGTGCCCTGACCGGCAGCGGCGCCGATCTGGTGATCACGCCGGTGCAGACGCTTCCCGCAGCGGCCCGCCTGCCCGCGATCGACAATCTGCTGCAGACGCGAGGCATTCCGCTGGCGTACGGTGGGCGGATCGTCAGCCTGGTCCCCGACCTGCGCCAGGCCTTGCCCGGCCATTTCCTGGGCGATACCCTGTCCGAGGCTCCGGCCATGGTCGAGGCCTTGCTCAGCGGCAGTGCCCCTTCCCCCAGGCCCAAGAAGCCCTCCTCTCAATACCGCAGGGCGCAAGAAGAATTCGATTCGCACCTGGCGGGAATCCTTGCCGAGGTGGTCTCCGGTGGGGGCGGCAGGATCCCCCCCGAGATCCAGGCCGAAGTCAACGCCAACTTCAGCGCCGAGATCCATGCCGCCCTCGTGCTCGGGGACATGAATCTGCTCGGGAGCGATATCGCCTGGGTCGAGGGCCTGATCAACAACCGTGGCTTTGAGCCGGACCTGCTACGCCCGTACCTGCAGATCTACAGCCGGGCTGTCGCCCGGAAGATGGGCGAGAGCGGCCGACCCATTCTGGAATGGTTCAGTCGAACGGTCCGGGGATAG
- a CDS encoding bifunctional nuclease family protein, whose translation MARSSGMVEVEIDSIRVSLMSQHRIVILKETGAERFLPIWVGPYEAEAITVSLQQMEVARPLTHDLLRNVLQTLGAEVVRINIVELRDDVFYARIVVRVDSRELEIDSRPSDALALAVRVHVPVYVAESVMLEAGTEPEQELASEGAEAPGEGDDRLEVFKDFVEKLDLDDIGPEDEPES comes from the coding sequence GTGGCCAGGTCGTCGGGGATGGTAGAGGTCGAGATCGATAGCATTCGCGTCAGCTTGATGTCACAGCACCGGATTGTGATCCTCAAGGAGACCGGTGCCGAGCGATTCCTGCCGATCTGGGTCGGGCCCTATGAGGCTGAGGCCATCACGGTCAGCCTCCAGCAGATGGAGGTCGCCCGGCCTCTGACGCACGACCTGCTGCGAAATGTGCTGCAAACGCTCGGGGCCGAGGTCGTGCGCATCAACATCGTCGAGCTCAGGGACGACGTGTTCTACGCCCGGATCGTGGTGCGGGTGGATAGCCGCGAGCTGGAGATTGACTCGCGCCCGTCGGATGCCCTGGCCTTGGCGGTTCGGGTGCACGTCCCGGTGTACGTGGCTGAGAGCGTGATGCTCGAGGCCGGCACCGAGCCCGAGCAGGAACTGGCATCCGAGGGAGCCGAAGCACCTGGCGAGGGCGACGATCGGCTGGAAGTCTTCAAGGATTTCGTCGAGAAGCTGGATCTGGACGACATCGGGCCCGAAGACGAACCGGAGAGCTGA
- the dnaB gene encoding replicative DNA helicase: MSDSPFPADAGPGSSPDGSPTQSIPHSREAEEAVLGAILVNPEAYFDVAHFLSPDDFYLHRNRWVWEAFTNLHDQRLPIDILTVSEEIERQGRLDEIGNVAYLTTLISHVPTSLHAEAYGRIVEETATRRRLLQAANQVARLAYQADTAIGEVINEAEKAVFTVSERRLAHELRPIKQVLSEYYDRIDYLARHRDETVGVPTGFIDLDRLLGGMQPSDLLIIAGRPGQGKSGFCLSAAKNAAQIHKKHVAVFSLEMSNEQLVQRLLAQETEIDSQRLRLGAIDDQEWPLFTQAVSALSDSHIYLDDTPAITPLQLRTKCRRLHMEVGLDLVIVDYLQLMTGDSRIDNRVQEVSYISRNLKVLARELNVPVLAAAQLSRAVEQRSDKRPVLSDLRESGSLEQDADVVLFIYRPDQYENDTLRQNIAEIMVAKHRNGPVGSVELVFRKHLAKFENAETRTIHLAEERV, from the coding sequence ATGAGTGACTCGCCCTTCCCTGCCGATGCCGGCCCCGGCTCGTCCCCTGACGGCAGCCCTACCCAGTCCATCCCCCACAGCCGGGAGGCCGAAGAGGCGGTGCTGGGCGCGATCCTGGTCAACCCCGAAGCCTACTTCGACGTAGCTCATTTCCTCAGCCCCGACGATTTCTACCTGCACCGCAACCGCTGGGTGTGGGAGGCATTCACCAACCTGCATGACCAGCGCCTGCCGATCGACATCCTGACGGTCTCCGAGGAGATCGAGCGCCAGGGCCGGCTGGACGAGATCGGCAACGTCGCCTACCTGACCACGCTGATCAGCCACGTTCCGACTTCGCTGCACGCCGAGGCCTATGGGCGGATCGTCGAAGAGACTGCCACCCGGCGCCGGCTGCTGCAGGCGGCCAACCAGGTGGCCCGCCTGGCCTACCAGGCGGACACCGCGATCGGCGAAGTGATCAACGAGGCCGAGAAGGCCGTGTTCACCGTCAGCGAGCGGCGTTTGGCGCATGAGCTGCGCCCGATCAAGCAGGTCCTCAGTGAGTACTACGACCGGATCGACTATCTGGCCCGTCACCGCGACGAGACCGTTGGCGTGCCCACCGGTTTCATCGACCTCGACCGCTTGCTCGGCGGCATGCAGCCCAGCGACCTGCTGATCATCGCCGGCCGCCCCGGCCAGGGTAAGTCGGGCTTCTGCCTCTCAGCCGCCAAGAACGCGGCCCAGATCCACAAGAAGCACGTGGCGGTGTTCTCCTTGGAGATGTCGAATGAGCAGCTGGTGCAGCGGCTGCTGGCGCAGGAGACCGAGATCGATTCGCAGCGCCTGCGCCTCGGCGCCATCGACGACCAGGAATGGCCGCTGTTCACGCAGGCCGTCAGCGCCCTGAGCGACTCCCACATCTATCTGGACGACACGCCGGCCATCACCCCGCTGCAGCTGCGCACCAAGTGCCGCCGGCTGCACATGGAGGTCGGGCTGGACCTGGTCATCGTCGACTACCTGCAGCTGATGACCGGGGACTCGCGCATCGACAACCGCGTCCAGGAGGTCTCCTACATCTCGCGCAACCTCAAAGTGCTGGCGCGCGAGCTCAACGTGCCTGTCCTGGCTGCCGCCCAGCTCTCGCGCGCCGTCGAGCAGCGATCCGACAAGCGTCCCGTGCTTTCCGACCTGCGAGAGTCGGGCAGCCTCGAGCAGGACGCCGACGTGGTGCTGTTCATCTACCGGCCGGATCAGTATGAGAACGACACGCTGCGCCAGAACATCGCCGAGATCATGGTCGCCAAACACCGCAACGGCCCGGTCGGCAGCGTCGAACTCGTGTTCCGCAAGCACCTGGCCAAGTTCGAAAATGCCGAAACCCGAACCATCCATCTGGCCGAAGAGCGGGTCTGA
- a CDS encoding DnaD domain protein, translating to MSGTTFPGFPEGRLHLTPVPDVFFRELMAAIDDLAEFKLSLYVFYALSKRQGTVRFLTRDQLAIDDRLMQALAPAGANPAAALDDALARAVDRGTLLQATAGEGEAALTLYFLNSERGRAAAGGLASGAWKPALEDLTAQVDLPERPNIYGLYEQNIGPLTPMIAEHLRDAEQTYPARWIEDAMRIAVANNVRKWSYVQAILKDWQTKGRDEREDLRDTEAARRKYIEGDYADFIDH from the coding sequence ATGAGCGGCACCACCTTCCCGGGCTTCCCCGAGGGTCGCCTGCACCTGACGCCTGTGCCGGATGTCTTCTTCCGCGAATTGATGGCGGCGATCGACGATCTGGCAGAGTTCAAACTCAGCCTGTATGTGTTCTATGCCCTCTCCAAGAGGCAAGGCACGGTTCGCTTCCTCACCCGGGACCAGCTGGCCATCGACGACCGCCTGATGCAGGCGCTTGCCCCTGCCGGCGCCAACCCGGCTGCCGCCCTGGATGACGCCCTGGCCCGCGCCGTCGATCGCGGCACGCTGCTTCAGGCGACGGCCGGGGAAGGCGAAGCCGCGCTCACGCTATACTTCTTGAACAGCGAGCGCGGGCGGGCCGCCGCCGGTGGGCTGGCCAGCGGTGCTTGGAAACCGGCGCTCGAAGACCTGACGGCGCAGGTCGACCTGCCCGAGCGGCCGAACATCTACGGCCTGTACGAGCAGAACATCGGCCCGCTGACGCCGATGATCGCCGAGCACCTGCGCGACGCTGAGCAGACCTACCCGGCGCGCTGGATCGAAGATGCGATGCGGATCGCCGTCGCCAACAACGTGCGCAAGTGGTCGTATGTCCAGGCCATCCTGAAGGACTGGCAGACAAAGGGACGGGATGAGCGAGAAGATCTCCGAGACACTGAGGCGGCTCGCCGCAAGTACATCGAGGGTGACTACGCCGACTTCATCGACCACTGA
- a CDS encoding TIGR01777 family oxidoreductase, producing MRIVVAGGTGLIGQALAADLADAGWDVVVLTRDPAKPGSPGNGVRWVGWDGRTVGAWAQEINGAQAVVNLAGVSIAGDSLPSILFGRWTRDKKQAIRASRVESGQALTQAIRQASQRPAVFVQASGVNLYGENHAGPVDETVPPGGDFLATVCVDWEASSKDVDGLGIRRVIVRSGVVLSAGGGILPMIALPFRLMVGGRLGSGQQWVPWIDLRDEVAAIRFLIERPDATGPFNLVAPETARSDAFGRAVGGALHRPFWFPTPAFLLRLMLGEKAMLVLDGCQIVPQRLQNLGFSFRFPTPEQSLDDQYR from the coding sequence ATGCGCATCGTAGTTGCAGGTGGAACGGGATTGATCGGTCAGGCCTTGGCCGCCGACCTGGCGGATGCAGGCTGGGACGTGGTTGTGCTGACCCGCGACCCCGCCAAACCGGGTTCTCCCGGGAACGGCGTCCGGTGGGTAGGCTGGGATGGGCGAACCGTGGGCGCCTGGGCGCAGGAGATCAACGGCGCCCAGGCTGTCGTCAACCTTGCCGGGGTCAGCATCGCCGGCGACAGCCTGCCTTCGATCCTTTTCGGGCGCTGGACCCGTGACAAGAAGCAGGCAATCCGCGCCAGCCGGGTCGAGAGCGGACAAGCCTTGACCCAGGCCATCCGTCAGGCCAGTCAGCGCCCGGCCGTGTTCGTCCAGGCCTCGGGTGTGAATCTCTACGGCGAGAACCACGCCGGGCCGGTCGATGAGACCGTCCCCCCGGGTGGCGATTTCCTGGCCACGGTCTGCGTCGATTGGGAGGCTTCGTCGAAGGATGTCGATGGCTTGGGCATCCGGCGCGTGATCGTCCGCTCCGGCGTTGTCCTGAGCGCCGGCGGCGGCATCCTACCGATGATCGCCCTGCCCTTTCGATTGATGGTGGGTGGCCGGCTGGGAAGCGGGCAGCAGTGGGTGCCGTGGATCGACCTGCGGGATGAGGTGGCAGCCATCCGCTTCCTGATCGAGCGGCCCGACGCTACTGGGCCCTTCAACCTGGTCGCTCCCGAGACAGCCCGCAGCGATGCCTTCGGCCGCGCCGTCGGCGGCGCCCTTCACCGTCCCTTCTGGTTTCCCACCCCGGCCTTCCTGTTACGGCTGATGCTGGGTGAGAAGGCGATGCTGGTTCTCGACGGCTGCCAGATCGTCCCGCAGCGCCTTCAGAATCTGGGTTTCTCCTTCCGGTTTCCCACACCGGAACAATCGCTGGACGACCAGTACCGATGA